The following are encoded together in the Thunnus albacares chromosome 7, fThuAlb1.1, whole genome shotgun sequence genome:
- the vps9d1 gene encoding VPS9 domain-containing protein 1 isoform X1, translating to MATADSGLKPLQNAMKMAKVAIQLDGGSKHKEAYCEYLRTINYISHALLEEAGSQKEKEMVAVEGERMLRLAEQCLERAKSFIGKNADPPDLSASASASSCWSPGQSQPHQTTVLPPAVATNTVPPSDPPVGAGRKATSPTKAGHRRVLSDGGGELSPFLPPEVFQRLQTVESQDRSKKELTPIEEASRLNQKLKANYEARLARLTPGQAYQKTSLTLSLQRQMMENLIIAKARQDALQRKMEERRLRLQEEANRRFAASGAMTTEEQEQRVLYTNVLEYEQDHDWPKLWKANLKKNPDDVTLVSGLVSYLLSRSDHPVVKLLRKHQYRVYNKLYPIISKGLPQSPAVPLRPSRSTHNLLHPETQRKPTTTAGSSVGAQSFSTDCSLSPSPSHDFNTNYDNEEGEEQVTVDRENSFEDLEQFLTQLDWAPPHGNMDDTCSDSELTCDSSMQPEQDEGHISELEARAMKEHLKAVVKDIHIAIDQLLSLCLLSFECLNTASSKDLCLASIEEAFFTPLWSALVALFRKVHRERELAFETSLKLYRDASPGDVGVPLKLFPQDPGALQGSYPYESAVQELKLLTKDCCPQRKLECIVRTLRLICACAEDYRCLHEVDSTPKTAAIGADDLLPILSFVALRCQCPQLVSECTALEEFIHEGYLIGEEGYCLTSMQSALAYVESLHTAGTHLPADKFV from the exons AGGAGAAGGAGATGGTGGCGGTGGAGGGGGAGCGCATGTTGAGGTTGGCTGAGCAGTGTTTGGAGCGAGCCAAGTCATTTATAGGAAAGAACGCTGACCCCCCTGACCTTTCTGCCTCCGCCTCCGCTTCCTCTTGCTGGTCACCTGGCCAATCACAACCCCATCAGACCACTGTCCTCCCACCTGCTGTTGCCACAAACACTG TCCCTCCCTCTGACCCTCCTGTTGGCGCAGGGCGTAAAGCAACCAGTCCGACAAAGGCCGGTCACCGCAGGGTGCTGTCAGATGGTGGCGGGGAGCTCTCCCCTTTCCTGCCTCCTGAAGTCTTCCAGAGACTGCAAACAGTGGAGTCACAGGACAGAAGCAAAAA ggaGCTGACACCCATCGAAGAAGCTTCACGTTTGAACCAGAAGTTGAAAGCCAATTATGAAGCTCGTCTGGCAAGGCTCACACCTGGTCAGGCTTACCAGAAGACGTCtttg ACGCTCTCTCTCCAGCGTCAGATGATGGAGAACCTCATCATAGCCAAAGCCAGGCAGGATGCT CTTCAGcggaagatggaggagagaagaCTAAGGCTACAGGAAGAGGCCAACAG GAGATTTGCAGCGTCTGGAGCAATGACAACAGAGGAGCAAGAGCAGCGCGTTCTCTATACCAATGTGCTGGAATATGAGCAAGACCAT gATTGGCCCAAACTATGGAAAGCTAACCTGAAGAAGAATCCTGATGACGTCACTTTAGTATCAGGCCTAGTCTCCTACCTGCTCAG CCGGTCTGACCACCCAGTGGTGAAGCTGCTGAGGAAACACCAGTATCGGGTTTACAACAAGCTCTACCCCATCATCAGTAAAGGTCTCCCCCAGAGTCCTGCAGTGCCACTGAGACCTTCTCGCAGTACTCACAACCTGCTTCATCCAG AGACGCAGAGGAAGCCAACTACAACTGCAGGCAGTAGTGTTGGTGCCCAGAGCTTCAGCACTGACTGCTCGCTCTCCCCCTCGCCCTCCCATGACTTCAACACCAACTATGACAACGAGGAAGGGGAGGAGCAGGTGACGGTGGACCGGGAGAACTCGTTTGAGGATCTGGAGCAGTTCCTGACCCAGCTGGACTGGGCCCCGCCCCACGGCAACATGGACGACACCTGCTCTGATTCAGAGCTGACCTGTGATTCGTCAATGCAGCCGGAGCAAGATGAGGGCCACATCTCAGAGCTGGAGGCGAGAGCAATGAAAGAACACCTGAAGGCTGTTGTCAAAGACATTCATATAGCTATTG atcAGCTTCTCTCACTGTGTTTGCTGTCCTTTGAGTGTCTGAACACAGCCAGCTCTAAGGACTTGTGCCTCGCCAGCATAGAAGAAGCCTTCTTCACACCCCTGTGGAGCGCCCTGGTGGCTCTTTTCAG GAAGGTCCACAGGGAAAGAGAGCTGGCCTTTGAGACCAGTTTGAAGCTGTATCGCGATGCTTCACCTGGAGATGTTGGTGTACCTTTGAAACTGTTTCCCCAGGACCCTGGCGCATTGCAAGGGTCCTACCCATACGAGTCTGCTGTTCAGGAGCTTAAGCTTCTCACTAAAGACTGCTGTCCACAGAGGAAGTTGGAATGCATTG TGAGGACATTACGCCTGATCTGTGCTTGTGCTGAGGACTACAGATGTCTTCATGAGGTCGACTCAACACCCAAAACAGCTGCCAT CGGTGCAGATGACCTGTTGCCCATCCTGTCCTTCGTGGCTCTACGGTGCCAGTGTCCACAGCTGGTATCTGAATGTACTGCTTTGGAGGAGTTCATTCATGAAGG CTATTTAATAGGAGAGGAAGGCTACTGTCTGACCTCCATGCAGAGTGCCTTGGCCTATGTTGAGTCGTTGCACACAGCAGGAACTCACCTTCCCGCAGACAAGTTCGTTTGA
- the vps9d1 gene encoding VPS9 domain-containing protein 1 isoform X2: MATADSGLKPLQNAMKMAKVAIQLDGGSKHKEAYCEYLRTINYISHALLEEAGSQKEKEMVAVEGERMLRLAEQCLERAKSFIGKNADPPDLSASASASSCWSPGQSQPHQTTVLPPAVATNTVPPSDPPVGAGRKATSPTKAGHRRVLSDGGGELSPFLPPEVFQRLQTVESQDRSKKELTPIEEASRLNQKLKANYEARLARLTPGQAYQKTSLTLSLQRQMMENLIIAKARQDALQRKMEERRLRLQEEANRRFAASGAMTTEEQEQRVLYTNVLEYEQDHDWPKLWKANLKKNPDDVTLVSGLVSYLLSRSDHPVVKLLRKHQYRVYNKLYPIISKGLPQSPAVPLRPSRSTHNLLHPETQRKPTTTAGSSVGAQSFSTDCSLSPSPSHDFNTNYDNEEGEEQVTVDRENSFEDLEQFLTQLDWAPPHGNMDDTCSDSELTCDSSMQPEQDEGHISELEARAMKEHLKAVVKDIHIAIDQLLSLCLLSFECLNTASSKDLCLASIEEAFFTPLWSALVALFRKVHRERELAFETSLKLYRDASPGDVGVPLKLFPQDPGALQGSYPYESAVQELKLLTKDCCPQRKLECIVRTLRLICACAEDYRCLHEVDSTPKTAAIDKEYSLTSKDIIWSHCWRKSL, encoded by the exons AGGAGAAGGAGATGGTGGCGGTGGAGGGGGAGCGCATGTTGAGGTTGGCTGAGCAGTGTTTGGAGCGAGCCAAGTCATTTATAGGAAAGAACGCTGACCCCCCTGACCTTTCTGCCTCCGCCTCCGCTTCCTCTTGCTGGTCACCTGGCCAATCACAACCCCATCAGACCACTGTCCTCCCACCTGCTGTTGCCACAAACACTG TCCCTCCCTCTGACCCTCCTGTTGGCGCAGGGCGTAAAGCAACCAGTCCGACAAAGGCCGGTCACCGCAGGGTGCTGTCAGATGGTGGCGGGGAGCTCTCCCCTTTCCTGCCTCCTGAAGTCTTCCAGAGACTGCAAACAGTGGAGTCACAGGACAGAAGCAAAAA ggaGCTGACACCCATCGAAGAAGCTTCACGTTTGAACCAGAAGTTGAAAGCCAATTATGAAGCTCGTCTGGCAAGGCTCACACCTGGTCAGGCTTACCAGAAGACGTCtttg ACGCTCTCTCTCCAGCGTCAGATGATGGAGAACCTCATCATAGCCAAAGCCAGGCAGGATGCT CTTCAGcggaagatggaggagagaagaCTAAGGCTACAGGAAGAGGCCAACAG GAGATTTGCAGCGTCTGGAGCAATGACAACAGAGGAGCAAGAGCAGCGCGTTCTCTATACCAATGTGCTGGAATATGAGCAAGACCAT gATTGGCCCAAACTATGGAAAGCTAACCTGAAGAAGAATCCTGATGACGTCACTTTAGTATCAGGCCTAGTCTCCTACCTGCTCAG CCGGTCTGACCACCCAGTGGTGAAGCTGCTGAGGAAACACCAGTATCGGGTTTACAACAAGCTCTACCCCATCATCAGTAAAGGTCTCCCCCAGAGTCCTGCAGTGCCACTGAGACCTTCTCGCAGTACTCACAACCTGCTTCATCCAG AGACGCAGAGGAAGCCAACTACAACTGCAGGCAGTAGTGTTGGTGCCCAGAGCTTCAGCACTGACTGCTCGCTCTCCCCCTCGCCCTCCCATGACTTCAACACCAACTATGACAACGAGGAAGGGGAGGAGCAGGTGACGGTGGACCGGGAGAACTCGTTTGAGGATCTGGAGCAGTTCCTGACCCAGCTGGACTGGGCCCCGCCCCACGGCAACATGGACGACACCTGCTCTGATTCAGAGCTGACCTGTGATTCGTCAATGCAGCCGGAGCAAGATGAGGGCCACATCTCAGAGCTGGAGGCGAGAGCAATGAAAGAACACCTGAAGGCTGTTGTCAAAGACATTCATATAGCTATTG atcAGCTTCTCTCACTGTGTTTGCTGTCCTTTGAGTGTCTGAACACAGCCAGCTCTAAGGACTTGTGCCTCGCCAGCATAGAAGAAGCCTTCTTCACACCCCTGTGGAGCGCCCTGGTGGCTCTTTTCAG GAAGGTCCACAGGGAAAGAGAGCTGGCCTTTGAGACCAGTTTGAAGCTGTATCGCGATGCTTCACCTGGAGATGTTGGTGTACCTTTGAAACTGTTTCCCCAGGACCCTGGCGCATTGCAAGGGTCCTACCCATACGAGTCTGCTGTTCAGGAGCTTAAGCTTCTCACTAAAGACTGCTGTCCACAGAGGAAGTTGGAATGCATTG TGAGGACATTACGCCTGATCTGTGCTTGTGCTGAGGACTACAGATGTCTTCATGAGGTCGACTCAACACCCAAAACAGCTGCCAT AGACAAAGAATACAGTCTGACATCTAAGGATATAATCTGGAGTCATTGTTGGAGAAAATCATTGTAG